Genomic segment of bacterium:
TATGTATTGCTTCATAACTATTTATCTCCAATCTTCCAAACGCCTTTTTCAAGAAAAGCTTCTATGGTTTGGCGATTTGCTTTATTTATCAAATTAGAGTGTGATACTTTATTCTTTTTCGCGTATTCAGCAAGCGTCATGATGTGCGCGCCTTCCAGATACGCAAGTCTCTTGTGATAACTGTTCGTAAGCGCTTTGCCGACTATTTCTTCCATGATTTCAGCAGTGCCTTTTTCGTCAAATTCTTTAAACGCTTCGTAATACAACTTTCTATCAATGAATTTAATATTCACCGGCACAAACCCTTCTCGTATAAGCAGATAATTATTTATCACTCTTCCGATACGGCCATTACCATCAACAAACGGGTGGGTGTGTTCAAAAGTAAGATGCAGCAGAGCAATGCGTTTTATAATATTTTCGTGACTGTTTGCGTTATAACCTGCAAGCATTTTATCCAATCTTTCTACTACTTCTTTTGAGTCCGGAGCTATATGGTTCGCAACCCTGACCCACTCACCGTCCTTACGAAATCTGCCGGCTACATCATCACAGATATTCGCTATAAGCATTTTGTGAAGCGACAGAATAACCGGAAGTGTAAGCTCTTGTTCTTT
This window contains:
- a CDS encoding Fic family protein, with protein sequence ETEKILLQIDLDRYITEREIFEAKNLARVVSYINTKAKEQELTLPVILSLHKMLIANICDDVAGRFRKDGEWVRVANHIAPDSKEVVERLDKMLAGYNANSHENIIKRIALLHLTFEHTHPFVDGNGRIGRVINNYLLIREGFVPVNIKFIDRKLYYEAFKEFDEKGTAEIMEEIVGKALTNSYHKRLAYLEGAHIMTLAEYAKKNKVSHSNLINKANRQTIEAFLEKGVWKIGDK